The sequence TAAGCGGGCTGCTGAAGCTGCCTGCATTAAAGTTGATTTTCTGGTCTTGGTATTTTGCAGCAGCATCCGGGTCTTTTTTAATTATCCCTGAAATCTCAGCAAGAACGCTGTAAAGTCCCTCTCCGTATTCCTGCCTTGCAAAATACGGATTTAAAATATCCCTGCCGATTCTTCCGAGCATTGCGGCATTTAATGTTCCTTCCAATCCATAGCCCACTTCAAAGCGGTATGTTTTGTCATCGATCGCAATCAAAAGCAGCAATCCATTGTCATTCTCCTTTTTTCCAATCCCCCACTCTTCGAACAGCTTGACAGAATACTCTTCAATGCTTGTTCCGTTTAGAGAGCCCATTATAACAACAGCAATCTCAGCAGTTGTGTTTTTTTCAAGCTCAGCAAGAAAATCATTTATTTTTATCTTATGAGCATCATCAATGATATTCGCAAAGTCATTGACATAGCCAATTGGCTTAGGAAAATCAAGAGAAAATACAAAAGGGAGCATTAAGATTAAAAAGAATAAAGTTGCAGTTAAAAGATAACCTCTTTTTTCAATCATTTCATCCCATATAGCTTGGCTTCTCCTCTTTCATTTCCTTGCCGCGGGCTGTCCTGAATGAATCCTGTATTTCCTCATAAGCCTTTTCAACATCCTTTGTCACAGAAGGCTTTATGGCCTTCATAGCTTCTTCAAAGTGCTTTATTGTAACTTCTTTTGATTTGATGTCTTTTCTTAAAGCAAGCATAGCAGCTTCCCTGCATAATGCTTCAATATCTGCCCCAACAAAGCCTTCAGTCTCAGCAGCCAAATAAAATAGCATTTTATCTTTCTCCGATAAATCCTTGAATTTAATTAAATTCTCTTTAGAGCCCTTCTTGACTTTAAGTAAATCACTTTCCGTTATGGGTTCGTCAGCAGCCATTTTAGAAGTTAAATTAATTTTTTTATCTTTAAGACTCTCTTCTGCCTTTTTAAGTTCGTCCTTATCAATCTTAATCGGCATTCCTTTCGTATGGATTTCAAATATTTTTTTTCTTGTTTCCAGCTCAGGAACAGATGTTAAGATAATCCTGTCAAACCTGCCAGGCCTTAGCAATGCTGTGTCAAGCATATCCGGCCTGTTTGTTGCTGCTATAATCACAACATCATTTAGATCCTCAAGCCCGTCCATTTCAGTCAGCATCTGATTGACAACTCTTTCAGTCACATGAGCATCAGAACTTATTCCCCTCCTTGGAGCCAGGCTGTCTATTTCATCAAAGAAAATAATGCATGGAGCAGTCTGCCTTGCTTTTTTGAATACCTCTCTTACTGCTTTTTCAGATTCTCCTACCCATTTGCTGATCAATTCCGGGCCTTTAACCAAAATAAAATTAGACTCTGTTTCTTTTGCAACAGCTTTCGCCAGCAATGTTTTTCCGGTTCCAGGAGCGCCATAAAGCAAAATTCCTCTCGGCGGCCTTACACCCATAGTTTTGAATGCATCCGGAAACTTCAAAGGCCATTCGACTGCTTCTATCAGCTGCTGCTTTACATCATTCAATCCGCCAATATCAGTCCATCTTACATTTGGAGTTTCAACAAACACTTCTCTCAATGCAGAAGGCCTTACTATCCTCAATGCTTCCTTGAAATCATTTTTTGTTATTATCAGTTTCTCTAAAACTTCCTTTGAAATCGGCTCTTCT comes from Candidatus Woesearchaeota archaeon and encodes:
- a CDS encoding TPM domain-containing protein — encoded protein: MIEKRGYLLTATLFFLILMLPFVFSLDFPKPIGYVNDFANIIDDAHKIKINDFLAELEKNTTAEIAVVIMGSLNGTSIEEYSVKLFEEWGIGKKENDNGLLLLIAIDDKTYRFEVGYGLEGTLNAAMLGRIGRDILNPYFARQEYGEGLYSVLAEISGIIKKDPDAAAKYQDQKINFNAGSFSSPL